TTCACTCATTGGTATCACTTCACCACattcttttataataatatgTGTCAGTCTTTTTACATCGACAAAGACTGCACTGCAATGGAGACAGATTTATGAATGATTGGTAATTACTTATTGCCTTTGTATTGGGGCATGATTGTAGCTCGTTGGAAGCAGTTAATAGGATTTATGAGATCAAGGGTCGAAAACATACAAGCCCTCTGGCTATCTGTGTTGGAGATGTATCAGACATATATCGTTTTGCCGTGACTGACCACTTGCCACATGGCCTGCTTGATTCCCTCCTTCCGGGGCCTGTTACAGTTGTATTAAGTCGAGGTTTGTAAGTtattcaaaatgaaaattatGGACATTTGCAGAGAATACCCTTCAACACTGcattaaaatttgtttgaagctGTAGCCTTATTTTGTTCTGTCAACATTTATTATGTAAACATCAAATTCGGTTCTCTACATATGTGATGGTATGCCTTCATATTTTACAGGCGATTCAAGTGTTCTTGAACGATCTTTGAACCCGGGATTTGATAGTATAGGAGTTAGAGTGCCTGATAGCAATTTCATTAGAGTCATTGCTCGCGGTTCAGGAACTGCCTTAGCACTTACAAGTGCAAACCTTAGTGGACAGTCAAGTAGTGTTTGCATCAGAGATTTTGAGAATCTTTGGGAGCATTGTGCTTTTGTGTATGATGGTGGTGTGCTTCCATCAGGTCGAGCAGGTTCAACAGTTGTGGACCTCACTACACCACACAAATACAAGATACTGAGACCTGGAAGGTAGATATGCTTGATCTAAATCTTTTAAGCTGCATTGCTCAAATAATATGATTGTGTATTTCACCAATTGTTTGTGCTATGTTAAGGGTCAAATACTATTTGTGATAGAAAGGTGGTTTGTGGTATAAAAGGTTTTACATAACCGAGACCCTTAACGGACTTGGTAATATGAGTTTTAACccaaaaagtataatttttatgtttctaaaCATTGACAATTCGAAACTTCCTTTTCTCAATTTCTTAAACAAGAGTCTTTATGGAGTACTAACTtaagaaaaccctataaaaactAATGATACTAAATCCATATCAAATTAGGGATAACTTAATAGGCTGCAAAATGCATACAGAAGACTATAATTATTTTACTGTCAAGACTTTTTGTTTCACTTTTACATGGTGAGTTGAAAATGATAATTTCATAACTCCCCGTTTCTGTGGTTTAAGATATTtggttacttttattttttgttttcctgGTGAATTCTGTTATATGGACCAGCTTATATGGAATTACAATAtgcaatatttatttatatatttaatttgcaCTGTGCAGCGCAAAGGAAGAGACAGTTGCCATCTTGGAAAAGCATTCTTTAGTCGAATCAGCTGCCCGGTAAATAAGGGGTGATCATATTAAATTGTTTATTTGTATGCAATACCACGTTCAAGGCCTCAATTGTATTTGCTTGGACATGTGAGAAATTATGACCAAACACAGCTCGCATATGGCATCTTTTGAACAAATATATAGCATTGGCACCTATTCTATTTAGTTATCATTTCATTAATCTTCTTGTTAGGTTTAATGTTAATGGATTTTACTCTTCACATGATTTCATGTTGtgtagatttttattttattgttgataAGATTTTCTCCTATGCTTAGGGATTTGATCATGTAATATATTGAAGGATTGGTTATAACTAAAGTGTTTTTTTTTCCCAATTGAACTTAACATGTTATGTCAATGGAGACAATATATCGTTGTTCGCATCTATGGATGAAATGATGggaaaaaaacagaaaattgaGTATGTACATATATATTGGGCACCAATAACATTATGAGTATTACTTTATCATGCTCAATAATGATACAagtactattttctatttatgtGTAAAACATTCCCCGAGTGTTAAATAAAATGTCAAAGTTGTTGTAGCTCTAGCACTAGGGAAAATTACATACTTAGGGGCTTTGAAATGTTCACACCTTAACATGGATTCACTTTGATTTTACACAAACAAACTATTAGAGTCTAGAGAAAAGTAAGGTGGCCTTGGGGATCAGAAACATTTCAACACAtacaaagaatatatatatgtatattataccTATAGTGTATGAAAATTCTTTCTATAAATGAACAAAACCGGATTATCGGAGTTAACCATCCATTTGTACTAGAATCAATCATTGGATGCATACCGAAGCTTTGAATTTGTTTCCCTCCTTGGAGGTATCACATCACTACTACTCTAACATCATCTTGAACCCTTATTGGATGCATACCAAAGCTGCTTCTGACATATCAAAACCTTCATCATCTCATCACCTTTCTCAGTCTTCTGTTTGTGACATTCCCATCTCATACCCTTGCCAATGGCTTCAATGCTATCCACAAAGTAACCGTGCTCACGAATTATTACATGCCCATTTGGCCTTAGAATCCGGTCCATTTCCAGCAACACATACTTCATTTCACATCTGCCACATACCAAGACAACGATAACCATCGGCCCATGTTTGAATTAACTTATcttgtgataaaaaaaaaagacaatcaAAATGTCCAAGAAACAGATTTTTAAAGACAAATCAAACATGCAATCATGTATTTCCTCTGTTCCATTTATTGCATGAGAACATTGTTAAAAGAGGCGTGTGGAAGCAATTTGGAAAGTGCAAGAGAAGTAAGGTTCAGAGGAATTGAGAGGAGGAGAATTCGGGAATCAGAAATGAGAACTAATTCATATGATTGGTGAATCTCCCCGTTTACACTATATAAGAGGTTAGTTAAATATCAAACTCTAATCCCACATGGGCATAACTAACCAGCCACTTTTATTATAGCCTGCTGCACTAACTACAGTAGTTATCTAACTAAACTATACTAACTACAATTGTAGCATCATCATTAACCATTCAACTAACTACAGTTATATTGAGTGTACACTATCAGGTTACAACCATATTTATGCAACTAAATACCAAAATGATAGATCGCTCTAAAAGCATACTCATGAGCAAATCAGCTGAGAATGTCACCTGTGGCTTTCTGCAGTGAAGAGTCCATCAAGATGAAGCAGGTCATATGTACGAGGATATGTTGAAAACGCTTCGCACCTATACCACAACAAAAGCCAAATCAACACATCATATAAggtgaaatattatatataatattcatgaatAACTTATGGCTCATACAACATTTTAAAATCACTTTACCAGTCATGGAAGGTTCCAATAAGGCCTCGATCATAGACCACAGGGAGCGTATTGGTAGAATAAGATGAGACAACATTCATGACCCACACAGGATCGTTAATCAAGGCTGCAGCAAAACCTCCATATACCGTGTTCATGTCCATCacatttcttatcttatctgtCCCAAGGTCAGGGAGCAATTTCTTGTAGTGCTCGATACGCTTTTTCCATGTACTGTCGTCATGTTTAAAAGAACTAGCACTCCCACGGTGAACCATTGAAATCCGCTCGGGCATCGTGTGCAGCCGCTCCGGCCACTTAGGAATGGAAGTTAAACCTGATTTCTTAAACTTTGAATTGGGAACCACAATACAAGCTCGAAGTGGAGTATACCATGCTGAATCTGGCTCGAGACTATCATCACATTTTGGTGGATAGGTATCTCTGGCCAGCTTATTATAGCAATTATTATCCAGAGACTTCTGCCACACAGCAATGTCACCCTTTTTATTGTACATTTTAAAGCACAAGGATTTCAGCAACTCCTCCAACTTCTCATAATCTGATCTTTGCTCTTCGATAGTTGTGTTCCACCCTCGCCACCTGCGCTGATAGTTGATTGGTGGGCCAGACAAGACCCAAAATCCTCCAGGACGAAGAATCCGGTGTATTTCAAGGAGATAAATTCCACCTAAAATCAGTAATACCATCAACTTGTGAATGAGAATCAGAGATTAACAGAAAACAATTATTGATTTGTGAATACTGGAGTTAAAGCACAATTGATAGCCAAAACCAAATGTGTAACCTAGTTCAAGGGTGCACAGATGATTTTATAAAATGGTCACATTTATTGGATCAGGAAGGGGGAAAAAGACTCATTAACAGCTATGGCTTCACAATATCAAAAAGCAAATTCTAAGATATTGCTGATTGAGATCTTCCTTCAATACAATATAAGCCTAATATGAACAAACTCTGTTTAATTCATCAAAATCTATAGAAAACtgataagataaaaaatctAGCAGAATTAGGGGATTTTATTGATGAACTAGGGATTGCAAATCACAATCCTTACTTGGAGTACACTGTTGGAACTACCAACTGTGAAGAGAATTTTCCCTCTCCTGAACTAACAAACTTAACAGAATTTTCTAACTAATTAGAAACTAACTAACCCCTAGTATTTATAGGCAGCAGCTAGGCCTATCACTACTGCTCCTAAACTAGTTTAAAAGAATAACAAACAGCCATCCAGCAGCAAATTAGGAATTAAACAGTGAAAATCAGTCATTCAACTCCTTACCTTTCCTCTTGTAAACTAAGCCAAACCTGTTTCTATAAAAAACTTACCAAATTCTGTCCATGGGATAAGGCATCTGGAGCAATGAGCCATATCAAA
The genomic region above belongs to Arachis duranensis cultivar V14167 unplaced genomic scaffold, aradu.V14167.gnm2.J7QH unplaced_Scaffold_165934, whole genome shotgun sequence and contains:
- the LOC107475350 gene encoding uncharacterized protein LOC107475350, which codes for MHIRTRISALPLFLPFRARCHFLPHNPSPWIRKSSFSPHLQPCSRKLRRAFPKNMACGLDNKTGTGLVRPATDAYAPEAVEALRDGKVIAVPTDTLYGFACDACSLEAVNRIYEIKGRKHTSPLAICVGDVSDIYRFAVTDHLPHGLLDSLLPGPVTVVLSRGDSSVLERSLNPGFDSIGVRVPDSNFIRVIARGSGTALALTSANLSGQSSSVCIRDFENLWEHCAFVYDGGVLPSGRAGSTVVDLTTPHKYKILRPGSAKEETVAILEKHSLVESAAR
- the LOC127743951 gene encoding probable methyltransferase PMT21, which gives rise to MKGSDGKSIITQPEKCRIVPVAILFVLICGFSFYMGGIFCSERNRFLFISGQKSLEPSKDLSSVGSVQMKSISFPECGIDYQDYTPCTDPKRWRKYGSYRLTLLERHCPPIFERKECLVPPPDGYKPPIRWPKSRDECWYRNVPYDWINKQKSNQHWLKKEGEKFLFPGGGTMFPNGVGEYADKMQDLIPEMKDGTIRTAIDTGCGVASWGGDLLDRGILTVSLAPRDNHEAQVQFALERGIPAILGVISTQRLPFPSNSFDMAHCSRCLIPWTEFGGIYLLEIHRILRPGGFWVLSGPPINYQRRWRGWNTTIEEQRSDYEKLEELLKSLCFKMYNKKGDIAVWQKSLDNNCYNKLARDTYPPKCDDSLEPDSAWYTPLRACIVVPNSKFKKSGLTSIPKWPERLHTMPERISMVHRGSASSFKHDDSTWKKRIEHYKKLLPDLGTDKIRNVMDMNTVYGGFAAALINDPVWVMNVVSSYSTNTLPVVYDRGLIGTFHDWCEAFSTYPRTYDLLHLDGLFTAESHRCEMKYVLLEMDRILRPNGHVIIREHGYFVDSIEAIGKGMRWECHKQKTEKGDEMMKVLICQKQLWYASNKGSR